The proteins below are encoded in one region of Marinobacter sp. F4206:
- a CDS encoding response regulator yields the protein MPNLDLPILVVDDAKFSSMVVGRTLRNAGYRDVRIVNNAPAALELIEQRPVSVLIADWLMPEMDGLELTDQVRQQDEQNNHYTYVILLTARESVEALSEAFDRGVDDFIYKSDMTKQLIPRIFAADRMADRQNTLLKANSLLIENNRELEATNIIDLETSLCNNKYGRERLGKMLRHAESRGGSCAYVLCGIRNWQELKRKHPPTVMSELAVGIARRLSTLIRPIDALCRVGDNQFAIIAYFPNSDHCTTTAFRRVFDGINHKALKTTAGYISVEAGMVLCRADAQNGTPSVQEMERTAVQGLVDAYETRRFAETAPQITEEA from the coding sequence ATGCCAAACCTGGACCTACCCATCCTCGTAGTAGACGACGCCAAATTCAGCAGTATGGTGGTTGGCCGTACCCTGCGAAATGCCGGATATCGCGACGTACGCATCGTCAACAATGCTCCCGCCGCACTTGAGCTGATTGAGCAGCGTCCGGTCAGTGTCCTGATTGCCGACTGGCTGATGCCAGAGATGGATGGCCTGGAGCTCACCGACCAGGTTCGTCAGCAGGACGAGCAGAACAATCACTACACCTACGTGATTCTGCTCACCGCACGGGAAAGCGTCGAAGCGCTTTCGGAAGCGTTTGACCGGGGCGTGGACGACTTCATCTACAAGTCCGACATGACCAAGCAACTGATCCCAAGAATCTTTGCCGCGGATCGCATGGCTGATCGCCAGAACACCCTGCTAAAAGCCAATTCCCTGCTGATCGAGAACAACCGGGAACTGGAGGCGACCAACATCATCGATCTCGAAACCAGCCTCTGCAACAACAAATATGGCCGCGAACGCCTAGGCAAGATGTTGCGCCACGCTGAATCCCGCGGTGGCTCATGCGCCTATGTGCTTTGCGGCATCCGCAACTGGCAGGAACTCAAGCGCAAGCACCCGCCGACGGTGATGAGCGAACTGGCTGTCGGGATCGCTCGCCGTCTCAGCACCCTGATTCGACCGATCGATGCGCTTTGCCGGGTAGGCGACAACCAGTTCGCCATCATTGCCTACTTTCCCAACAGCGACCACTGCACCACCACCGCTTTTCGGCGGGTGTTCGATGGCATCAACCACAAGGCGCTGAAGACCACGGCAGGCTATATCTCGGTGGAAGCGGGCATGGTGCTTTGTCGGGCCGATGCCCAGAATGGAACACCCTCGGTGCAGGAAATGGAACGCACCGCCGTTCAGGGGCTGGTGGACGCCTACGAGACCCGCCGGTTTGCCGAAACAGCGCCGCAGATCACCGAAGAGGCCTGA
- a CDS encoding AraC family transcriptional regulator, with protein MRSLGTASVAALRQYVRAAESAGLDTTALFDQIALPIDILATDDGRIPGEQLQDFIRLLCECTGNPVLGLETGDFVQPGTYSVLGYITMSCATLGEAVARIAPFEKLVGDMGTTSLTVNGDEIKLTWTCHYTDPVVRPHLVDNVFASWVTYARWLADNRTASPSRVCLQRPSPGPELEQAYQKRWGCPVIFGADEDSVSLKKNLLDTRLRQPDPLLRKTLEAHALTQLAALDTDSDLTSRVKHSIQQQLMHGITRQDMVAEDLRMTSRTLQRKLSQEGMSYQKLLDEVRLKMAEDYLLNSELPIPDIALRLGYSETTSFHRKFKAVKGKTPGEFRASRD; from the coding sequence ATGAGATCCCTCGGAACTGCCTCTGTCGCCGCCTTGCGCCAATACGTCCGTGCCGCCGAATCCGCCGGCCTGGACACCACCGCCCTGTTCGACCAGATCGCTCTGCCTATCGACATACTGGCAACGGACGACGGTCGCATCCCGGGCGAGCAACTTCAGGACTTCATACGTCTGCTGTGCGAGTGTACCGGCAACCCCGTGCTCGGGCTGGAAACCGGCGACTTCGTGCAACCCGGCACCTACAGCGTTCTCGGTTATATCACCATGAGCTGCGCCACATTGGGCGAGGCCGTGGCCCGGATTGCCCCGTTCGAGAAACTCGTTGGCGACATGGGCACCACCAGCCTCACCGTCAATGGCGATGAAATCAAACTTACCTGGACCTGCCACTACACCGATCCCGTGGTGCGCCCTCACCTGGTCGACAATGTCTTTGCCTCCTGGGTGACGTACGCGCGGTGGCTGGCCGACAACCGCACCGCCTCACCCTCCCGGGTCTGCCTGCAGAGGCCATCGCCGGGCCCGGAACTGGAGCAGGCCTACCAGAAACGCTGGGGCTGCCCTGTCATTTTCGGTGCCGACGAGGACAGCGTTAGCCTGAAGAAGAACCTGCTCGACACCCGGCTGCGACAACCGGACCCACTGCTGCGCAAAACCCTTGAGGCCCATGCCCTCACCCAGCTTGCCGCCCTGGACACCGACAGCGATCTGACGTCCCGGGTAAAACACAGCATCCAGCAACAACTGATGCACGGTATCACGCGGCAGGATATGGTGGCGGAAGATCTGCGGATGACCAGTCGCACCTTGCAGCGCAAACTCAGTCAGGAAGGGATGTCGTACCAGAAACTGCTGGATGAGGTTCGGCTGAAAATGGCCGAGGATTACCTGCTCAACAGCGAGCTGCCGATACCGGATATTGCATTAAGGCTGGGGTACAGTGAAACCACGTCGTTTCACCGGAAATTCAAGGCTGTAAAAGGAAAGACGCCCGGAGAGTTCCGGGCGTCCAGAGACTGA
- a CDS encoding argininosuccinate synthase translates to MSDIKKVVLAYSGGLDTSVIVRWLQDTYNCEVVTFTADIGQGEEVEPARAKAEALGVKEIYIEDLREEFVRDYVFPMFRANTIYEGEYLLGTSIARPLISRRLIEIANETGADAISHGATGKGNDQVRFELGAYALKPGVKVIAPWREWDLNSREKLLAYCDERNIPVEKKKGKSPYSMDANLLHISYEGINLEDPWAEAEEDMWRWSVSPEAAPDTPTYVELTYKKGDIVAIDGQEMKPHVVLETLNKLAGANGIGRLDIVENRYVGMKSRGCYETPGGTIMLRAHRAIESITLDREVAHLKDSIMPRYAEVIYNGYWWSPEREALQALIDQTQEYVNGTVRLKLYKGNVDVAGRKSDDSLFDEKIATFEEDQGAYDQKDAEGFIKLNALRLRIAAGKGRAL, encoded by the coding sequence ATGTCTGATATCAAAAAGGTGGTGCTGGCCTATTCCGGTGGCCTGGATACTTCCGTGATCGTTCGGTGGTTGCAGGATACCTACAACTGTGAGGTGGTGACTTTCACCGCCGACATCGGCCAGGGCGAGGAAGTGGAACCGGCGCGGGCGAAAGCCGAGGCGCTGGGGGTCAAGGAAATCTACATCGAGGATCTGCGCGAGGAGTTTGTGCGCGATTATGTGTTCCCGATGTTTCGCGCGAACACCATCTACGAGGGCGAGTACCTGCTGGGTACCTCCATTGCCCGCCCGCTGATCTCCCGTCGTCTGATTGAAATCGCCAACGAGACCGGCGCTGACGCCATCTCCCACGGCGCGACCGGCAAGGGTAACGATCAGGTCCGGTTTGAGCTGGGTGCCTACGCCCTCAAACCTGGCGTGAAGGTGATTGCGCCCTGGCGCGAGTGGGATCTGAATTCCCGCGAGAAGCTGCTGGCCTACTGCGACGAGCGCAACATTCCGGTGGAGAAGAAGAAGGGCAAGAGCCCGTACTCCATGGATGCCAACCTGCTGCACATATCCTACGAAGGCATCAACCTGGAAGATCCCTGGGCGGAAGCCGAGGAAGATATGTGGCGCTGGAGCGTGTCTCCGGAAGCGGCCCCGGATACGCCGACCTATGTTGAACTGACTTACAAGAAAGGCGACATCGTTGCCATTGACGGTCAGGAAATGAAGCCGCATGTGGTTCTGGAAACCCTGAACAAGCTGGCGGGTGCGAACGGCATTGGTCGCCTGGACATCGTCGAGAACCGCTATGTCGGTATGAAGTCCCGTGGCTGCTACGAGACGCCGGGCGGAACGATCATGCTGCGGGCCCACCGTGCGATTGAGTCCATTACCCTGGACCGCGAAGTGGCCCACCTGAAAGACAGCATCATGCCGCGGTACGCCGAGGTGATCTACAACGGTTACTGGTGGTCCCCGGAGCGTGAAGCACTGCAGGCACTGATTGACCAGACTCAGGAGTATGTGAACGGCACTGTTCGCCTCAAGCTCTACAAGGGCAATGTCGACGTTGCCGGTCGTAAATCCGACGATTCCCTGTTTGACGAGAAGATCGCAACCTTCGAGGAAGATCAGGGTGCCTACGATCAGAAAGACGCGGAAGGCTTTATCAAGCTGAACGCGCTGCGTCTGCGTATTGCTGCTGGCAAGGGCCGCGCGCTCTGA
- the fliS gene encoding flagellar export chaperone FliS: MNGLQQYQRINTQTSITDADPHKLIQLLYQGAIERINMAKAQLQARNFDGKGKLILKAIDIVAALRGFLDKEQGGDLSERLDALYEYMERALWEANARNDINRLDEVAGLLRSIKEGWDGIREEVVAQQQAG, from the coding sequence ATGAACGGTCTTCAGCAATACCAACGTATTAATACCCAGACCAGCATCACAGACGCCGATCCGCATAAACTGATTCAGCTCCTGTATCAGGGTGCTATTGAGCGTATAAACATGGCCAAGGCACAGCTTCAGGCACGAAATTTCGATGGCAAAGGCAAGCTGATTCTGAAGGCAATTGACATTGTGGCGGCTCTCCGCGGGTTCCTGGATAAAGAGCAGGGCGGTGATCTCTCGGAACGTCTTGATGCCCTCTATGAGTACATGGAACGCGCGCTGTGGGAAGCTAACGCCCGCAATGACATCAACCGGCTTGATGAGGTTGCAGGTTTGCTGCGCTCCATCAAGGAAGGTTGGGATGGTATCCGTGAGGAGGTTGTTGCTCAGCAGCAGGCCGGTTGA
- the fliD gene encoding flagellar filament capping protein FliD — protein MAGISSLGAGSGIFSADLVDQLVSAERQPVELRLNRRENEAQTKISAFGALKGALEALQKPLETLASPDGLKALTASSSNESVAAVNVDPTVASRGSYSVNVTQLAQAQSLASGSFADTDTTTVGTGTLTFTVNGVSTDVTVDGSNNTLQGLADSINDSNAGLSAGIVDTGSGFRLVLSSDESGLENAVQVSVADSDGNNADASGLSQFAFDGTTSNLTETVAAKDALLEVNGISVSRPSNTVEDVVEGVTFDVKSVGTTSVKVERDPDEVAGRVQEFVDKFNALQDIIDKASGYNADTGVGGILSGDSTVRSIERDLRSGLTTVPAGMENSTVRTLADLGIKTDPSTGKLEFDAEVFKDKLEADPEAVTALFSEQNGADGIAAKIDATIENYLASDGAISGRTNGLNNALDQIQEQRDRLDLRMETYRERLVAQFSAADSLISQLNSTGNYVSQQLAAIAPQQSSGSQQ, from the coding sequence ATGGCAGGAATTTCATCGCTGGGTGCTGGCTCCGGAATCTTCAGTGCCGATCTGGTTGACCAGCTGGTCAGCGCAGAGCGACAGCCCGTTGAGCTCCGTTTAAATCGCAGAGAAAACGAAGCCCAGACCAAGATTTCTGCCTTCGGCGCGTTAAAGGGGGCTCTGGAAGCCCTGCAAAAGCCGCTCGAAACGCTGGCATCTCCGGATGGCCTCAAGGCGCTGACGGCCAGTTCCTCTAACGAGTCGGTTGCTGCAGTCAACGTGGACCCTACGGTCGCCAGTCGCGGCTCCTACAGTGTCAACGTGACGCAGCTTGCCCAGGCTCAGTCTCTTGCCTCGGGTTCCTTTGCTGATACCGATACCACAACAGTGGGCACCGGCACCCTCACGTTCACCGTCAATGGTGTCAGTACCGACGTGACGGTGGATGGTAGTAATAACACGCTCCAGGGGCTCGCCGATTCGATCAACGATTCGAATGCCGGTTTGTCGGCGGGCATTGTCGACACCGGCAGCGGGTTTCGCCTCGTTCTGTCTTCCGATGAGAGTGGACTGGAAAATGCCGTCCAGGTCTCGGTGGCCGACAGCGACGGCAACAACGCTGATGCGTCCGGACTGTCGCAGTTTGCATTTGATGGCACTACGTCGAATCTGACCGAGACGGTGGCAGCGAAAGACGCGTTGCTGGAGGTCAATGGCATTTCGGTCAGTCGGCCCTCCAACACCGTTGAAGATGTTGTGGAAGGCGTAACGTTTGACGTGAAATCCGTGGGCACCACCTCCGTGAAGGTGGAAAGGGACCCGGACGAAGTCGCCGGCCGCGTCCAGGAATTTGTCGACAAGTTCAACGCGCTTCAGGACATTATCGACAAGGCTTCCGGCTACAATGCGGATACCGGGGTCGGGGGGATTCTTTCAGGCGATTCGACGGTCCGAAGCATTGAGCGGGATTTGCGCTCAGGCTTGACCACGGTACCTGCTGGCATGGAGAACAGCACCGTTCGCACCCTGGCAGATCTCGGCATCAAGACAGATCCAAGCACCGGAAAGCTTGAGTTCGACGCAGAGGTCTTCAAGGATAAGCTGGAGGCCGATCCAGAGGCAGTGACTGCGCTGTTTTCGGAGCAGAATGGCGCGGACGGTATTGCCGCAAAGATTGATGCAACCATCGAAAATTATCTGGCCAGCGATGGTGCGATTTCGGGGCGGACGAACGGTCTGAATAATGCCCTGGATCAGATTCAGGAACAGAGGGATCGTCTTGACCTCCGGATGGAGACTTATCGCGAGCGTTTGGTCGCGCAGTTTTCGGCGGCAGACTCTCTGATCTCACAGTTGAACAGTACGGGCAATTACGTCAGCCAGCAGCTGGCAGCGATTGCACCTCAGCAATCCAGCGGCAGCCAGCAGTAA
- a CDS encoding flagellar protein FlaG, which yields MNDVNLNSPDLKLVRSSEQAPARASVSPRADGRNVSAQEALSPGRSATDVDLSPASNNAQSPVEERRRVIDSEDVGRAVSQLNDFVQNVQRDLQFEVNQELGKTIVRVVDQETQKVIRQIPDEVALRLAEKLQQDEPLTLFDLKV from the coding sequence ATGAATGACGTAAACCTGAACAGCCCGGATTTGAAGCTGGTTCGCTCCAGTGAGCAAGCTCCGGCTCGGGCGTCCGTGTCACCTCGAGCAGATGGCAGAAATGTCTCCGCTCAAGAAGCCTTATCCCCGGGGAGGTCGGCCACTGATGTTGACCTGTCTCCAGCATCAAATAACGCCCAATCGCCGGTTGAAGAACGTCGCCGGGTGATCGACAGCGAGGATGTGGGGCGTGCCGTTTCGCAGTTGAATGACTTTGTTCAGAATGTGCAGAGAGATCTGCAATTCGAAGTGAACCAGGAGCTTGGTAAAACGATCGTGAGGGTCGTTGATCAGGAAACCCAGAAAGTTATTCGGCAGATTCCGGATGAGGTCGCATTGAGGTTGGCAGAAAAATTGCAGCAGGATGAACCGCTAACGTTATTTGACTTGAAAGTCTAA
- a CDS encoding flagellin domain-containing protein, protein MALGINTNVASLSAQNQLNKSQGLSDQALERLSSGLRINSAKDDAAGLAISTRFDTQIRGLNVAQRNANDGISMVQTAEGGLDETVANLQRMRELAVQAANGSNSDGDRDLLQAEVTQRISEITRIADDTQFNSLNVLDGSLSSVDFQVGANAGQTISVDFDTTMTAAGLSVNAVDISTATGAASALDTIDAALSSVNTFRADLGAVQNRFESTINNLGTNIENLSASNSRIVDADFAAETAKLAKANVLQQAGISVLAQANARPNQVLSLLQ, encoded by the coding sequence ATGGCTCTCGGAATCAACACTAACGTCGCATCTCTCAGCGCCCAGAACCAGCTGAACAAGTCTCAGGGTCTGAGCGATCAGGCTCTTGAGCGTCTGTCTTCCGGCCTGCGGATCAACTCGGCCAAGGATGACGCGGCCGGTCTGGCAATCTCAACCCGCTTTGATACCCAGATTCGTGGCTTGAACGTCGCGCAACGTAACGCCAACGACGGTATCTCTATGGTCCAGACCGCTGAAGGTGGCCTGGATGAAACGGTTGCAAACCTGCAGCGTATGCGTGAACTGGCGGTTCAGGCGGCTAACGGCTCTAACTCCGACGGTGATCGGGACCTGCTGCAAGCTGAAGTTACTCAGCGCATCTCAGAAATCACGCGCATTGCCGATGATACCCAGTTCAACAGCTTGAATGTACTTGACGGTTCTCTTTCCAGTGTTGACTTTCAGGTTGGAGCGAACGCTGGTCAGACAATTTCCGTTGACTTCGATACAACCATGACGGCGGCCGGGTTGAGCGTCAATGCGGTAGACATTTCAACTGCAACTGGCGCAGCATCTGCACTTGACACCATCGATGCAGCTCTCTCGAGTGTAAATACCTTCCGCGCCGATCTGGGTGCGGTGCAGAACCGCTTTGAAAGCACCATCAACAACCTCGGCACCAACATCGAGAACCTGAGTGCTTCCAACAGCCGGATCGTAGATGCAGACTTCGCCGCTGAAACCGCGAAACTGGCCAAGGCGAACGTACTGCAGCAGGCCGGTATCTCGGTCCTTGCGCAGGCGAACGCTCGTCCCAATCAGGTTCTGTCCCTCCTTCAGTAA
- a CDS encoding motility associated factor glycosyltransferase family protein produces the protein MSGTDEDASLPFIRRKLKNLAYFQKYRPEIYQYFANFEPQHCELVLTPGRDDVDLLDSGRSVYRHLAREYSESEVQKFLENNPPEKPIVTMRPPFHSGGDNARFASRFVAESVATSKITPESFRGYYRGEVLPSVVFLGCGLGYHIEYLTAQADVIDAVVFEPDAERFALTLFTVDWEEICKRFRGKGRAISFCIATDASEENVRRVLGKKMAEIVPLYPFFSWYYNHLANVELYRIAKDLEKDLPVVGANWGNYDFELRGLRNVFHNLRLGGRHIRPFELEESNIPVAVVGSGPSIDNRIEGLKACRDKLIVISAGTGLRALLNHGVRPDFHVELDADYMIYEMLTDIDEQFGLHDITLLSTISVNPLVPPLFEDFCFYFSSEYYIPAFLGFNDYAIPGCSPTCTNAALALAFAYGFRNIFLFGTDYGYQDKSQHHSRFSVYGQESKTEFATSFRKDTASETEARPKFETEGVNGTTVITQGDYFSAKRAAERYLEDRDKQGLTFSVRNCSDGALINGAEWLSEADFIEPLTAISEAERSGIIASVKESAESMPFIDRDQIFAAVAKEVKETAREFLLTLRGSRLSGLKDLIIVCNQIRDYLNRVGPGSGRRSQVIVQMMGWQILKGSVQRFLQTGLCHGLAHRDEDLQDFLDHWGQTFKEFLEQLPDHFSSVMLADLRPEEDPWVIHRLMNAEPDK, from the coding sequence ATGTCTGGAACCGATGAAGATGCTTCGCTGCCGTTTATTCGGAGAAAACTAAAAAACCTGGCTTACTTTCAGAAGTATCGTCCAGAGATTTACCAATATTTTGCTAATTTTGAGCCTCAGCATTGTGAATTGGTTTTGACTCCGGGGCGAGATGATGTAGATCTATTGGATTCCGGACGTTCGGTCTATCGCCATCTTGCCCGGGAATATTCTGAATCAGAGGTTCAGAAATTTCTGGAAAACAATCCGCCCGAAAAGCCCATTGTCACCATGCGGCCCCCATTTCATTCCGGCGGGGACAACGCGAGGTTCGCTTCGCGCTTTGTTGCTGAAAGCGTTGCGACAAGCAAGATTACGCCCGAGTCGTTTAGAGGGTATTACCGCGGTGAGGTGTTACCTTCGGTAGTCTTCCTCGGTTGCGGGCTCGGCTATCATATTGAATACCTGACTGCGCAGGCTGATGTGATCGACGCTGTTGTTTTTGAGCCCGATGCCGAGCGCTTTGCCTTGACCTTGTTTACCGTCGACTGGGAAGAAATCTGTAAGCGTTTTCGTGGCAAGGGTCGCGCAATTTCTTTTTGTATCGCGACAGACGCGTCAGAAGAGAATGTGCGCAGGGTCCTGGGCAAGAAAATGGCAGAAATTGTCCCGCTATACCCATTTTTTAGTTGGTATTATAATCACTTGGCGAACGTTGAGTTGTACCGCATCGCCAAAGACCTTGAAAAAGATTTGCCGGTTGTTGGTGCCAACTGGGGGAATTACGATTTTGAGCTTAGGGGGCTTCGTAACGTATTCCATAACTTGCGCCTGGGTGGGCGCCACATAAGGCCGTTCGAGTTGGAAGAATCAAATATTCCCGTGGCCGTGGTTGGGAGTGGGCCCTCAATTGATAATAGGATTGAGGGTTTGAAAGCATGTCGAGACAAACTGATCGTAATCAGCGCGGGTACCGGATTGCGAGCCCTGCTGAATCACGGGGTACGTCCGGATTTTCATGTCGAACTCGATGCCGATTACATGATTTATGAAATGCTCACCGATATCGATGAACAGTTTGGTCTGCACGACATTACACTGTTGTCTACGATCAGCGTGAACCCTTTGGTCCCCCCCTTGTTCGAGGATTTTTGTTTCTACTTCTCGTCCGAGTACTACATACCGGCGTTCCTCGGTTTCAATGACTACGCCATTCCCGGTTGTTCTCCGACATGCACCAATGCCGCGTTGGCCTTGGCGTTTGCTTACGGATTCCGAAATATCTTCCTGTTTGGCACGGACTACGGCTACCAGGATAAGTCCCAGCATCATTCCCGGTTTTCAGTCTATGGCCAGGAATCCAAGACGGAATTCGCAACGAGCTTTCGGAAGGACACTGCATCCGAAACGGAGGCTCGCCCCAAGTTTGAGACCGAGGGAGTGAATGGCACCACAGTTATTACCCAAGGCGATTACTTCAGTGCCAAACGGGCAGCTGAACGGTATCTTGAAGACCGTGACAAGCAAGGGCTCACGTTCTCCGTGCGAAATTGCTCAGACGGCGCTTTGATCAATGGCGCCGAATGGCTATCGGAAGCTGACTTTATTGAGCCTTTAACCGCAATTTCGGAAGCAGAGCGGAGCGGCATAATTGCCTCGGTGAAAGAAAGTGCAGAGAGCATGCCGTTCATAGACAGGGATCAGATCTTTGCTGCAGTGGCGAAAGAGGTTAAAGAAACGGCGAGGGAGTTTCTGTTGACGTTACGGGGGAGCCGCCTGTCGGGTCTCAAGGATTTGATCATCGTGTGTAATCAGATTCGAGACTATCTCAACAGAGTCGGGCCCGGAAGCGGTCGACGTTCACAGGTGATTGTTCAGATGATGGGATGGCAAATTCTGAAAGGGTCGGTTCAGCGTTTTCTGCAAACGGGTCTTTGTCATGGACTCGCTCATCGGGATGAAGACTTGCAGGATTTCCTGGATCACTGGGGACAGACATTCAAGGAGTTTTTGGAGCAGCTTCCCGACCATTTTTCATCTGTTATGCTTGCCGATCTGAGGCCGGAAGAGGACCCATGGGTTATCCATCGACTCATGAATGCTGAGCCCGATAAGTGA
- a CDS encoding flagellin, translating into MPQIINTNIASLNAQRNLNATQSDANVALQRLSSGLRINSAKDDAAGLAISERFQSQITGLNMAQRNANDGISLAQTTEGALDEITANLQRIRELAVQSANASNSPSDRQALNAEVQQRIEEINRIAGQTSFNGLKILDGSLLTQTFQVGANAGDTISVSGFDTRGSQIGSTINQSTGLLALTDGTDTLQTIFDEGRTVDMAFDITGVDGTVTTVNVTGAGSLQDVLGQVNAQSPTTGVSVNMNRTNDELIFSSQFGEDFSVDITPAGGATQTVAATAAANTVSANDTDISTQDGADLAMISVDYAIEAINGIRAELGAVQNRFESTIANLSTTSENLSASNSRIRDADFAAESAELARTQVLQQAGLSVLAQANARPQQVLQLLQG; encoded by the coding sequence ATGCCTCAGATAATTAACACCAACATTGCATCACTCAATGCCCAGCGGAATCTGAACGCAACTCAAAGCGACGCCAACGTCGCCTTGCAGCGTCTCTCCTCGGGGCTGCGGATCAACTCCGCCAAAGACGACGCGGCCGGCCTGGCGATTTCCGAACGCTTTCAGTCCCAGATTACTGGCCTGAACATGGCACAGAGAAATGCCAACGACGGTATCTCGCTGGCTCAGACCACCGAGGGTGCGCTGGACGAAATTACCGCGAACCTGCAGCGGATCCGCGAACTTGCTGTGCAGTCTGCCAACGCCTCCAATAGTCCTTCAGACCGCCAGGCCCTGAATGCCGAGGTTCAGCAGCGGATTGAAGAAATTAACCGAATTGCTGGCCAGACATCCTTCAACGGCCTGAAGATTCTGGATGGCAGCCTGCTCACCCAGACCTTCCAGGTCGGCGCCAACGCGGGTGACACTATCAGCGTTTCCGGTTTCGATACCCGCGGCTCCCAGATCGGTTCGACCATCAACCAGAGCACCGGTCTTCTGGCCCTGACCGACGGGACCGATACCCTTCAGACTATTTTTGATGAAGGGCGAACTGTCGATATGGCTTTTGACATTACCGGCGTCGATGGCACCGTGACCACTGTCAACGTAACCGGTGCCGGCTCTCTGCAGGACGTTCTTGGACAGGTCAACGCCCAGTCACCGACCACCGGTGTCAGCGTGAACATGAACCGAACCAACGACGAGCTGATCTTCTCGTCCCAGTTCGGCGAGGACTTCTCCGTTGATATCACGCCCGCAGGTGGAGCCACACAGACTGTCGCTGCGACCGCCGCCGCCAATACAGTGTCAGCCAACGATACCGACATCTCCACTCAGGACGGTGCGGATTTGGCGATGATCTCTGTTGACTACGCCATCGAAGCCATTAATGGCATTCGTGCGGAACTGGGTGCGGTTCAGAACCGCTTCGAGTCCACCATCGCCAACCTGAGCACCACATCGGAAAACCTCTCGGCCTCAAACAGCCGGATCCGGGATGCTGACTTCGCCGCCGAGTCGGCGGAGCTCGCCCGCACCCAGGTATTGCAACAAGCGGGTCTTTCGGTGCTTGCCCAGGCAAACGCTCGTCCCCAGCAGGTGCTCCAGCTGCTCCAGGGTTAA